The following coding sequences are from one Desulfosporosinus orientis DSM 765 window:
- a CDS encoding heme lyase CcmF/NrfE family subunit, which translates to MAEAGYFSIVLALVLSIYGMLAFLISIRTKNQALMGSAKGAVLAVAILSSAASLILVFFLVSGDYSIQYVYEYTSRDLPVFYRFSAWWAGNSGSLLLWLFLLSWYTVIVAYSRKGKLLAPYASGILLFNSAFFLFILAFLTNPFVRVSGWHPGDVVSAGAGMNPMLQNPGMVIHPITTYLGYVGFAIPFAYGMAALITKDSGDEWIKITRRWTVIAWLFLSLGNLAGAQWAYMELGWGGYWGWDPVENASLLPWLTGTAFLHSVMIQERKDMLKVWNVALVSITYVLTLFGTFLVRSGIITSVHAFGSSELGLYFLVFTVLMLAFGIILIVKRSAFLTQGQSFEAFLSKESSFLLNNLVLVGIAFAVLLGTTFPIISEAVQGVKVSVGAPFFNTVSAPLGLALFILMGICPLIAWREATLKGLFDNFLVPIVLTAFAVLDLFLLGIRNPYALAGFGTALFCISTIFLEIILGTRVRQRLTGESFLRSIGKLFLRNRRRYGGYIIHLGMVLMLLGVTGSHTYNVDLTKTVRPGETLQIGSYILKYNYLSEKDLGNLRLAVYASFSVYDRYNGRLLGVVEPQKVYYPTSNQPSTEVGLRSTLKEDLYIVLADWQKDGTATFKVFVNPLVAWLWIGGYVLIFGTIFALWPSLRMRERRQK; encoded by the coding sequence ATGGCTGAAGCAGGCTATTTTTCAATAGTTTTGGCTCTGGTTTTGAGTATCTATGGAATGCTCGCTTTCCTGATATCAATACGCACTAAGAATCAAGCGTTAATGGGGAGTGCTAAGGGAGCAGTTTTAGCTGTGGCTATCCTGAGTTCTGCAGCTAGTTTAATTCTGGTCTTCTTTCTAGTAAGCGGAGACTATAGTATCCAATATGTTTATGAATATACAAGCCGGGATCTGCCCGTCTTTTATCGTTTCTCGGCTTGGTGGGCGGGAAATTCCGGCTCTTTATTGCTTTGGCTGTTCCTGCTGTCTTGGTATACGGTCATAGTTGCCTATTCTCGAAAAGGTAAACTTTTGGCACCCTATGCCAGTGGTATATTGCTTTTTAACTCAGCTTTTTTTCTCTTTATATTGGCCTTTTTGACAAATCCCTTTGTAAGAGTAAGCGGCTGGCACCCAGGAGATGTTGTAAGTGCAGGAGCAGGTATGAATCCAATGCTGCAAAACCCCGGCATGGTCATTCATCCAATTACGACTTACTTGGGTTATGTCGGGTTTGCCATTCCTTTTGCTTACGGGATGGCAGCCCTGATTACCAAGGATTCCGGTGATGAATGGATCAAGATTACCCGACGCTGGACTGTTATAGCTTGGCTTTTTCTAAGCTTAGGAAACTTAGCCGGAGCTCAGTGGGCCTATATGGAGTTAGGTTGGGGCGGCTACTGGGGCTGGGATCCGGTGGAAAATGCTTCTTTATTACCGTGGCTGACCGGTACGGCATTTCTCCATTCGGTCATGATCCAAGAGCGCAAAGATATGCTGAAGGTATGGAATGTAGCATTGGTGAGCATTACTTATGTACTCACATTATTTGGCACCTTTTTAGTACGCAGCGGCATTATTACGTCGGTTCATGCTTTTGGCAGCAGCGAATTAGGGCTGTATTTTTTAGTTTTTACTGTCTTGATGCTGGCCTTTGGCATCATTTTGATTGTAAAACGAAGCGCCTTCCTTACTCAGGGACAGTCCTTCGAGGCTTTCCTTTCGAAGGAAAGCAGCTTCTTGTTAAATAACTTAGTCTTAGTCGGCATAGCTTTCGCTGTCCTCTTAGGAACGACGTTCCCGATTATTTCTGAAGCTGTTCAAGGAGTAAAGGTCTCTGTGGGAGCCCCTTTCTTTAATACAGTAAGTGCCCCTTTAGGCTTAGCTCTCTTCATTCTGATGGGAATTTGCCCTTTAATTGCCTGGCGCGAGGCGACTCTTAAAGGTTTGTTTGACAATTTTCTAGTGCCTATCGTTCTTACAGCCTTTGCTGTCTTGGACCTTTTTTTACTAGGAATCAGGAACCCCTATGCGTTGGCTGGTTTTGGAACAGCTTTATTTTGCATTTCTACAATCTTCTTAGAAATTATCCTAGGGACGCGGGTGAGGCAAAGATTAACTGGAGAGTCTTTTTTGAGGTCTATCGGTAAATTATTCCTGCGAAATCGCCGGCGTTATGGGGGGTATATTATTCACCTAGGCATGGTGCTAATGCTGTTAGGGGTTACAGGTTCGCACACCTACAATGTTGATTTAACTAAAACGGTCAGACCTGGGGAAACTTTGCAGATCGGTTCCTATATTTTGAAGTACAATTATTTGTCTGAAAAAGATCTGGGTAATTTACGTCTGGCTGTTTATGCCTCCTTCAGCGTTTATGACCGGTATAATGGTCGATTGCTAGGTGTCGTGGAACCGCAGAAAGTATATTATCCTACCTCGAATCAACCTTCTACCGAGGTTGGACTTCGTTCGACGTTAAAAGAAGACCTATACATTGTTTTAGCGGATTGGCAAAAGGATGGAACGGCAACTTTTAAAGTTTTTGTTAATCCGCTGGTCGCTTGGCTATGGATCGGCGGTTACGTTTTGATATTTGGAACGATTTTTGCTCTTTGGCCGTCATTGAGGATGAGGGAGAGGAGGCAGAAATGA